From one Veillonellales bacterium genomic stretch:
- a CDS encoding MFS transporter codes for MVKILGGTEKIYNKALLTGGLAHFMHDGVTDMLYVFFPIWQAQFSLTFTEIGFLKTLFSGTMAGFQVPSSYLACRIGGVRLLVLGTVLTSVSLFLYGWAPTLVVLGCLLIAGGLGSSVQHPLSSSLISNAYPDNDARRVALSTFNVAGDIGKLLLPAGASLIISRYSWQAASQVMGIVGIGIAILLFINSKNIIYQNARPESAKRASKSMVWKASKGFWALLIIGMIDSSTRMGFLTFFPFVLQDNGAVVTTIGLALSLIFAGGAMGKFVCGLLATKVGVLRSVIITEILTSLCILGMLSFSLHVEIMLSLLLGVALNGTSSVLYGSVPELVPEGNRQQAFAIFYTATIASGAFSPWLYGAASDIIGIKASVVLIALVVLFVIPLTIPIKRNLVW; via the coding sequence ATAAAGCTCTATTAACTGGAGGATTAGCGCATTTTATGCATGATGGAGTTACCGACATGCTGTATGTCTTTTTTCCAATATGGCAAGCCCAGTTTTCGCTGACATTCACTGAGATCGGTTTTTTGAAAACCCTTTTTTCAGGCACTATGGCCGGTTTTCAAGTACCGTCAAGTTATCTGGCTTGCCGAATAGGAGGAGTTCGGTTGCTGGTACTGGGGACAGTACTTACAAGCGTTTCCTTATTCCTGTATGGGTGGGCACCAACGCTAGTAGTTTTAGGCTGTTTACTTATTGCAGGAGGATTAGGCTCAAGTGTACAGCATCCATTATCTTCGTCGCTAATTTCTAACGCTTATCCTGATAATGATGCGCGAAGAGTTGCGCTGAGTACGTTTAATGTGGCAGGTGATATCGGTAAGCTGCTTTTGCCGGCTGGAGCTTCCTTAATAATAAGTCGGTATAGTTGGCAGGCTGCAAGTCAGGTTATGGGGATAGTGGGTATAGGAATAGCAATTCTTCTTTTTATAAACAGTAAAAATATAATCTATCAGAATGCCCGGCCAGAAAGTGCAAAACGAGCAAGTAAATCAATGGTATGGAAAGCAAGCAAAGGCTTTTGGGCTTTGTTAATAATAGGAATGATTGACAGCAGTACGAGAATGGGATTCTTAACTTTTTTCCCTTTTGTGCTGCAAGATAACGGGGCGGTGGTGACGACAATCGGGTTAGCGCTGTCTCTCATATTTGCTGGGGGCGCTATGGGCAAATTTGTCTGTGGTCTGCTAGCTACAAAAGTTGGAGTACTCCGGTCGGTCATCATTACGGAGATACTCACATCGCTTTGCATTTTGGGTATGCTCAGTTTTTCATTACATGTTGAAATAATGCTGTCTTTGCTTCTCGGGGTGGCCTTAAATGGTACTTCTTCCGTACTTTATGGCAGCGTTCCGGAATTGGTACCGGAAGGAAATAGACAGCAAGCTTTTGCGATATTTTATACAGCAACGATTGCTTCGGGAGCATTCTCGCCCTGGTTGTACGGAGCTGCAAGTGATATTATCGGAATAAAAGCATCTGTAGTATTGATAGCGCTAGTGGTATTGTTTGTTATTCCGCTAACCATACCAATCAAGAGAAACCTTGTTTGGTGA
- a CDS encoding clostripain-related cysteine peptidase, whose translation MATIDQWTVLLYIAGNNDLEETLAEQFKVLQNIRIPPNINVAAQFGRKVQENNAAQRDSRRYISKNGWLALSDSLGCANMGKATSFIEFLLWGYSQFTANRLMLVMCGHSAGFAGIMMDCGREIIDLISIREFVQALSSFYTQTQKSIDIMVFDTCYMNLVEIWYELALAGHCVKYLIVPQENPPMQGLPWHALINLLISNEASKYSVKTSVKNIVQSINLKFPLDTALFAISLAPKIFIVLKALINNLAILILDNKLLKKLPGLSTKPSALISLQDLIKQADANLVKADTCCKSIENVLSEFVFYPVLNEFIQNRKMGPSIYLPNHFTQYMRFQPYYDALSFASNNSWIDILSCIAPLK comes from the coding sequence ATGGCAACGATTGATCAGTGGACTGTGCTGCTGTATATTGCAGGAAATAATGACCTGGAAGAAACCTTGGCAGAACAATTCAAAGTTCTGCAAAACATCAGAATTCCTCCGAATATAAATGTTGCGGCTCAGTTCGGCAGAAAAGTGCAGGAAAATAACGCCGCGCAGCGAGATTCGCGGCGTTATATCAGCAAAAACGGCTGGCTCGCTCTAAGTGATTCCCTGGGCTGCGCCAATATGGGAAAAGCAACATCCTTTATTGAATTTTTACTATGGGGATATTCGCAATTTACCGCCAATCGCCTTATGCTGGTCATGTGCGGGCATAGCGCAGGATTTGCCGGGATAATGATGGATTGCGGCCGCGAAATAATAGATCTAATAAGTATCCGGGAATTTGTCCAGGCACTATCCTCTTTTTACACACAAACACAAAAAAGCATTGACATTATGGTATTTGATACTTGCTATATGAATTTAGTGGAAATTTGGTATGAATTGGCTTTAGCCGGACATTGCGTAAAATATTTGATAGTACCACAGGAAAATCCCCCCATGCAAGGGTTGCCTTGGCATGCTCTCATCAATTTACTTATCAGCAATGAAGCAAGTAAATATAGTGTGAAGACATCTGTCAAAAATATAGTTCAATCCATTAATCTAAAATTTCCTTTGGATACTGCCCTTTTCGCCATTTCGCTGGCTCCAAAAATTTTTATAGTGCTGAAAGCATTAATCAATAACCTGGCTATACTAATACTTGATAATAAATTACTTAAAAAATTACCCGGCTTATCGACAAAACCGTCTGCACTCATCAGCTTGCAAGACTTAATAAAACAAGCTGATGCCAATCTCGTCAAAGCCGATACCTGCTGTAAAAGCATTGAAAACGTATTGTCAGAATTTGTTTTTTATCCGGTCTTAAACGAATTCATCCAAAATCGAAAAATGGGCCCCAGCATCTACTTGCCTAATCATTTCACTCAGTACATGCGGTTCCAGCCATATTACGACGCACTGTCGTTTGCAAGTAATAATAGCTGGATAGACATTCTAAGTTGTATAGCCCCGCTCAAATAA
- a CDS encoding MarR family transcriptional regulator — translation MENEVLREVGSLARCIQSISDIKYRQINLKRGQFVFLTRICENPGISLIELSNILRVDKATSTKVVQKLMKENYVLKERNDEDKRGWHLFPCGKAQEIYQYIIQEENRNIEICFTGLSIEERDTVYRLLKRMSENIEHDWKELKHYKGESK, via the coding sequence TTGGAAAATGAAGTACTTCGAGAAGTAGGGTCGTTGGCTCGTTGTATTCAGTCTATAAGTGATATTAAATATCGCCAAATTAATTTAAAAAGAGGTCAATTTGTTTTTTTAACTCGTATTTGCGAAAATCCGGGTATCAGCTTAATTGAACTTTCCAATATTCTCAGGGTAGATAAGGCAACATCAACTAAGGTAGTACAAAAGCTGATGAAAGAAAATTATGTTTTAAAAGAACGTAATGATGAAGATAAAAGGGGATGGCATTTGTTTCCTTGTGGCAAAGCACAAGAGATTTACCAATATATTATTCAAGAAGAGAATCGGAATATTGAAATATGTTTTACGGGATTAAGTATAGAAGAAAGAGATACAGTTTATCGATTACTTAAGCGGATGAGTGAAAATATTGAACATGATTGGAAGGAACTCAAACATTATAAGGGCGAGTCAAAATAG
- a CDS encoding GNAT family N-acetyltransferase, translating into MGEVLITKYTDKYREDVIDLILSIQQKEFNIPITKEDQPDLSNIANFYQSGDGNFWIALNNGQVVGTIALINLGNHQGALRKMFVKAAFRGSRYNVAKSLLHQLMIWSSEHDLYEIYLGTTEKFLAAHRFYGKNGFVQVNKVLLPETFPIMQVDTSFYKLKIE; encoded by the coding sequence ATGGGAGAAGTTCTAATTACAAAATATACTGACAAATACAGGGAAGATGTTATTGATTTAATTCTCAGTATTCAGCAAAAAGAATTTAATATTCCTATAACAAAAGAAGATCAGCCTGACTTAAGCAATATAGCCAATTTTTATCAATCAGGGGATGGGAATTTTTGGATAGCTCTTAATAACGGTCAGGTCGTTGGGACGATTGCATTAATCAATCTAGGAAACCATCAAGGGGCATTGAGAAAAATGTTTGTCAAGGCTGCTTTTAGAGGAAGTAGATATAATGTGGCAAAATCATTATTGCACCAGTTAATGATATGGTCTAGCGAGCATGATCTTTATGAAATTTATTTAGGAACTACAGAAAAGTTCCTAGCGGCGCATCGTTTCTATGGAAAGAATGGTTTTGTACAAGTAAATAAAGTGCTATTGCCAGAGACTTTTCCTATTATGCAAGTTGATACAAGTTTTTATAAACTTAAAATTGAATAA